AGATACCTGGGTTACTTTTAATTTCAAAGCAAAAGAAGTCATATTTATGGGAAGACTTCCCTATATTTCCCGATTAAGAGGAGAAACCCTTGAAGATTATCAAATATCTCGAGAAGCTATGCAAAAAACCCATTCTTTATCCCTTGCTGAAAACAATATTCAAGAAATAAGTGGAGGAGAAAGACAAAGGATTTTTATGGCAAAAGCCCTGGCACAAACTCCACAGCTTCTACTTTTAGATGAATTCACTTCTCACTTAGATTTAAACTATAAATATGAGATGTCAAATCTCTTAAAAAAAGCCCTCAAAGAGGAAGAATTAACCATTATATCTGTCTTTCATGATCTAAATTTAGCCAGTATCCTTTCTCACCGTCTTATTCTTTTGAATGAAGGCAAAATAGAAAAGATAGGCACCCCTCAAGAAGTATTAAACGAAGAAAATTTACGTAAAGTATACGGAGTAAACCCCATATTGATTGATCATCCTGACCTCAAAGTGCCCCAGGTGATCATGTAAGTTAAGCAGGAATTTCAAATTTCAAAAAGTATGTCGAATGTGTTATAATAAGTAAAATTAAACAAATATTTTTATAAGGTAATCAAAAAAGTAAAAGTTGATAAATCGATAGAAAGGAGGTGAAATAACATGACAAGCACCTGGTATTGGATTATAGGAATTGCTATTGTAGTGATAGTAATATATCTAATATGGGGCAGGAAGAAAAAAGCTTAAAAGTGAGTTCCTTCCTTGACATCTTGATGCATCCAACAAGCCAAAGTGTTTTTTTTAAAAAATAGATACAAAAAATTTATAAAATGATGTCTAAATTCAGTGTATATAGGGAATAAATAATGTGATGGAGTTTTTTAACTGAATAGCTGCTTTATAAGGTTGAAAAAGGCAAACTACCTGAAAAGGTAGGACGCAAAGTTATGGGTCTTCGGTATTTTAATACCATGACCGCCAAACTACCAACTTTTTTTATTTTGGAGAAAACTTATTTGCCCAAAAACTCGTTACATTAATTTATAATATCTAATAAATTGCCCTACGAGAGTTTTATAAAAAGAGGTGGTAGCGAAATTTTAAAATTAATCCCCAACCTTAAATTAGAAGATTTTGAAAAAACAAAAACAAAATTAATTATTATTTTTACTTACAGGTGTATTGTTTTACCCCTTTTTTTAATTACAACTTTAATTCTGAATTATTTTTTCCATATTCGCATTTACCACGAACTTTACATTCTAATTTTAAGCTGGTTTATATTAAGTTACCTATCTCGATACATTTTAAAGAAAAGAACAATTTGCCTTTCCGCCTTAAAAAAAATAGATTTCGTCCATTATATTATCGGCTTATTATTTATGACTGGGTTCTTTTACTACACCGGGGGCATTCTATGGATTGGAGCTATTTTTTTTGTATTCCCCATTCTTTATGTAAGCCTTTTATCTGACCCCAAAGAAGGATTAATTATTACCTTGATGGCTATTACTTTTTTTAGCTTGGTAGTTTTTCTGGAATATTTGGGTTATCTTCCACACAAAGAAATCATTAAATTTAATCCTTATCTTTATAAAGATTTCCGTTATCTTGCGGGCACGGTTTTGACGACAAGTTTAGTATTTATATTAATTTTTTTTGCAAGTAAAGATTTTTCCCAAATATTAAAACAGAAAAATGATGAATTAGTAAAAACCCAGAAAGAATTAGAAGAATTGAGTAATAAATTAGAAGATAAAGTAAAATTACAAACCAGCGAACTAAAACTATCAAAAGATCGACTATCTGTGCTTTACCAAATATCTCGAACGATCAGCTCTACCTTACAAATCGATGATATTTTAAAAACCATTTTAAGTTTTTCTATCAAAATAAGCGGAGCAGGCAGAGGTTCGGTTATGCTTTTAGACAAAAAGAAAGGTATCTTCTTTATTAAAATTCCCCATAATAAGAAGGAAAAAAATATTGATAAAATTACTTTTGCCGAAAATGAAAACACTATCGGTTGGGTAGTTAAGCATAAAAGATTCTTATATATCGAAGACTTAGAAAATGATAAAAAATTTTCAAAAATAAAACTGATTCGCCGGCGAATAAAACAGCTTTTAATAATCCCTATTATTATAGAAGATAAAGTGATAGGGATTATAAATTTAGAAAACACTTCCCTTAAATCCGATACCATCGATTTATTAAGGTCTTTTTCTGAGGGAGCAGCTGTTGCTATTAATAATGCCAACTTATATCAGAAAATTCAAGATAGTTATTTTGAAATAGTAAAGGCATTAGCTCAGGCGATAGAAGCAAAAGACCCCTATACTCACGGTCATTCGGAAAGAGTTATGGAATATTCGATAGAAATTGCCCAAAAATTGGAACTACCAAAAGAAGAGATAGACTTGTTAAAGTATGCAGCAATGTTGCATGACATCGGGAAAATTGGAGTGAAAGGAATTATTTTAAATAAATCTATGGCTTTAACTGTTATGGAATATGATGAAATCAAGAAACATCCCCTTATTGGTGAGGGGATTATAAAACCCATAGAATTATTACAACCGATCAGACCATTAATCAAACACCATCATGAATGGTACAATGGTAAAGGTTATCCTGATAGATTATCCGGAGAAAATATTCCTTTAGGTGCCCGTATCCTGGCAGTAGTTGACGCCTATGATGCCATGAAATCCGATCGCCCCTATCGTAAAGCTTTAACTGAAGAAACCACTATCCAGGAGCTTAAAAGAGGGAGCGGCGCTCAGTTTGAACCTAAAATAGTAGCACTATTTTTAGAAATATTAAAAATGAAAATTCAAGAAGAATGATACTGAAATAAAACTTGGGGTTGAGCTTTATAACTTCATATTTTTATCACTTCCCAACCTTGATTTGACTATAGATTATTTTTCTGATTCTAATCAAATTCGTCTATTTTAAATTCAAATCCTTTTTCTCTAAATAGTTTAAGGCAAATATCTACTACTTCTGGGTCGTAGAGAATACCTTTGTTTTTAGAGATTTCTTCCAAAGCTACATCTATCCCTAATGCTGGTCGGTAAGGACGGTTAGAGGA
This is a stretch of genomic DNA from Candidatus Atribacteria bacterium. It encodes these proteins:
- a CDS encoding HD domain-containing protein encodes the protein MTGFFYYTGGILWIGAIFFVFPILYVSLLSDPKEGLIITLMAITFFSLVVFLEYLGYLPHKEIIKFNPYLYKDFRYLAGTVLTTSLVFILIFFASKDFSQILKQKNDELVKTQKELEELSNKLEDKVKLQTSELKLSKDRLSVLYQISRTISSTLQIDDILKTILSFSIKISGAGRGSVMLLDKKKGIFFIKIPHNKKEKNIDKITFAENENTIGWVVKHKRFLYIEDLENDKKFSKIKLIRRRIKQLLIIPIIIEDKVIGIINLENTSLKSDTIDLLRSFSEGAAVAINNANLYQKIQDSYFEIVKALAQAIEAKDPYTHGHSERVMEYSIEIAQKLELPKEEIDLLKYAAMLHDIGKIGVKGIILNKSMALTVMEYDEIKKHPLIGEGIIKPIELLQPIRPLIKHHHEWYNGKGYPDRLSGENIPLGARILAVVDAYDAMKSDRPYRKALTEETTIQELKRGSGAQFEPKIVALFLEILKMKIQEE
- a CDS encoding ABC transporter ATP-binding protein, which gives rise to MADNNFILTLKGVHFSYHDNREILSNINFCLPKGELLGIIGPNGSGKTTLLKIISGILRPKKGEISLLNQNLNKLPIEQIAKFISVVPQDTWVTFNFKAKEVIFMGRLPYISRLRGETLEDYQISREAMQKTHSLSLAENNIQEISGGERQRIFMAKALAQTPQLLLLDEFTSHLDLNYKYEMSNLLKKALKEEELTIISVFHDLNLASILSHRLILLNEGKIEKIGTPQEVLNEENLRKVYGVNPILIDHPDLKVPQVIM